TGCTGTACCGGCCTACCGTTCATGGCCGGCTCGCGCCGACCAGCGGTCCCAACTCGTCGCGGCAATCCTGCCTTTCAAGCGGGCGCAGGGGCAATAACTTGGAGCGGGGGATGACCGGCAGCTTGTGGCCGAGTGCGGACTGCCGAGCGGATCGCCGATCGCGTAGCGCGCCACCATTTCGATCACGAAGCCCCTGCGTCTCAACCCACCCCGCCCCCCAACGCCTCCACCAAGTAGTCCACCAGCAGCCGCACCTTCGGCGTGAGGTGCTTGCGGCTGGGGTAGACGGCGTAGACGCCGAATTCCATCGAGCGGTACTGCGGCAGCACCTCGCGCAGGGCGCCGGTTTGCAGGTGGGTGCCGACCATGAAGGAGGGCTGCAGGACGATGCCCTGGTGGGCGAGGGCGGCGGCGACGCAGGTGTCGCCGCTGTTGCTGCGCATGCGCGGGGCGATGCGCACGCTGACCTCGTCGCCCTCGGGGCCGGTGAAGCTCCACTGTTCGCCGGTGGAGAGCAGGGTGTAGGCCATCACGCTGTGCTGGGCGAGGTCGGCGGGGTGGGCCGGTTCGCCCTCGCGGCGCAGGTACTCGGGCGAGGCGCAGAGCAGCATGCGGGTGGTGGTGAGCTGGCGGCTGACCAGGGAGGAGCTGGGCAGGCGGGCGATGCGCACGGCGAGGTCGATGCCCTCGTCGACCAGGTCGACCAGGCGGTCGGACAGGGTGACCTCCAGCAGCACCTGCGGGTGCCGCGCCATGAAGCCGGGCCACAGCGGCGCCAGGTGCAGCAGGCCGAAGCTGACCGGCACGTTCAGCCGCAGCGGGCCGATGGCGCGGCCGGTGCGCTCGGTCAGCTCGGCCTCGGCCTGGGCGATGCCGTCGAGCAGCTCGCGGCAGCGCGCGTGGAAGCGCTCGCCGGCCTCGGTGAGCGACAGGCGCCGCGTGGTGCGCTGCATCAGGCGCGCGCCCAGGCGCTGCTCCAGGTCGCCGACCAGGCGGGAGACGGCGGTCTTGGAGACCTGCAGCGCATCCGCCGCGCCGACGAAGCTGCCGGCCTCCACCACCGCCGCGAAGGCGCGCATTTCCTCGAACTTGTCCATGGCGGTTCTCTGGGTCCTTTGAGGAGGCTTTGAACGTCTGATTGGCTGTGGTTATCCCTGAAATCGGGATAAACAGTTGATTGGTGGCCAGTTTATCTGCGGAGTCGGGACAAATACAGTGCTCTCCATGGCAGCGCAGTGCTGCCACCCCACGGAGAACCCTCATGAACATCACAGTCCTCGGCGCCGGCAACATGGGCGCAGCCTTCGTTCAACAACTGACGCGCGCTGGCCACCGGGTCACGGTCACGGCCCGCGATGCCGCCAAGGCGGCGCAGGTGGCCGAGCGCCACGTCGGCGCCCAGGCGCTGCCGCCGGCCGAGGCCGCCCGCGACGCCGAGGTGATCGTGCTGGCCACCGGCTACGCCGACGCCGTGGCCGCGCTGCGTGGCCTGGGTGACCTGCAGGGCAAGGTGGTGATCGACATCACCAACCCGCTGACGGCCGACTACATGGGCCTGACGCTGGGGCACAGCACCTCGGCGGCCGAGCAGATCGCCCAGGCGCTGCCGGGCATCGAGCTGGTCAAGGGCTTCAACACGGTGTTCGCCCAGGTGCTGGCCGAGGGGCCGGACTTTGGCGGCGGCCAGCGCGTGCCGGTCTTCCTGGCCAGCGACAGCGAGCGCGCCAAGCAGGCGGCCCGCACGATCGCGCAGGGCCTGGGCTTTCACGTGGTGGA
The Sphaerotilus microaerophilus DNA segment above includes these coding regions:
- a CDS encoding LysR family transcriptional regulator, with amino-acid sequence MDKFEEMRAFAAVVEAGSFVGAADALQVSKTAVSRLVGDLEQRLGARLMQRTTRRLSLTEAGERFHARCRELLDGIAQAEAELTERTGRAIGPLRLNVPVSFGLLHLAPLWPGFMARHPQVLLEVTLSDRLVDLVDEGIDLAVRIARLPSSSLVSRQLTTTRMLLCASPEYLRREGEPAHPADLAQHSVMAYTLLSTGEQWSFTGPEGDEVSVRIAPRMRSNSGDTCVAAALAHQGIVLQPSFMVGTHLQTGALREVLPQYRSMEFGVYAVYPSRKHLTPKVRLLVDYLVEALGGGVG
- a CDS encoding NADPH-dependent F420 reductase, with the translated sequence MNITVLGAGNMGAAFVQQLTRAGHRVTVTARDAAKAAQVAERHVGAQALPPAEAARDAEVIVLATGYADAVAALRGLGDLQGKVVIDITNPLTADYMGLTLGHSTSAAEQIAQALPGIELVKGFNTVFAQVLAEGPDFGGGQRVPVFLASDSERAKQAARTIAQGLGFHVVDAGGLKNARYLEPLAGLNIYLGYGAGLGTAIAPTWLRKG